Proteins encoded together in one Panthera uncia isolate 11264 chromosome A2, Puncia_PCG_1.0, whole genome shotgun sequence window:
- the ACTL9 gene encoding actin-like protein 9, translating to MDANNSGCTKPQPSPESPRPGANPGSILANETLQQEPPSMVGDRLPPKTGAVVIDMGTGTCKVGFAGQARPAYTVATIVGCQPKKPSSPRQAALETFIGEAARKRPELTLVQPVRNGIVVDWDAAELIWRHLLEHDLRAAPRDHPLLFSDPPFSPSTNREKLVEVAFESLRCPATYVASQAVLSVYAHGRVSGLVVDAGHGVTCAAAVFQGYNLPHATERLDLAGTHLTAFLAETLLGPGLPPGQHDLDTVEAIKHRYCYVAPDFLQAQARPERECCQTLRLPDGRTLTLGKELFQCPELLFSPPEMPGLSPAGVPAMAGRSLHKVPPEARADVAQNVLLCGGSSLFRGFEGRFRAELLRRQPPEAHVVVAAQPSRNFSVWRGGSILASLRAFQACWVLREQYEEQGPHIVYRKCY from the coding sequence ATGGACGCCAACAACTCCGGGTGCACGaagccccagccctccccagagTCCCCCAGGCCTGGCGCGAACCCCGGCTCAATCCTGGCGAACGAGACCCTGCAGCAGGAGCCCCCCAGCATGGTGGGCGACAGGTTGCCACCAAAGACCGGCGCGGTGGTCATCGACATGGGCACAGGCACCTGTAAGGTGGGCTTCGCGGGCCAGGCCCGGCCCGCCTACACCGTGGCCACCATCGTGGGCTGCCAGCCCAAGAAGCCGTCCTCCCCCCGGCAGGCGGCGCTGGAGACTTTCATCGGCGAGGCCGCCCGCAAGCGCCCGGAGCTGACGCTGGTGCAGCCGGTGCGTAACGGCATCGTGGTGGACTGGGACGCCGCCGAGCTCATCTGGCGCCACCTGCTGGAGCACGACCTCCGCGCGGCCCCTCGGGACCACCCGCTGCTGTTCTCCGACCCGCCCTTCAGCCCCAGCACCAACCGCGAGAAGCTGGTGGAGGTGGCCTTCGAGTCGCTGCGCTGCCCCGCCACGTACGTGGCCTCGCAGGCCGTGCTGTCCGTCTACGCGCACGGGCGGGTCAGCGGGCTGGTGGTGGACGCCGGCCACGGCGTCACCTGCGCGGCGGCGGTTTTCCAGGGCTACAACCTGCCGCACGCCACCGAGCGCCTGGACCTGGCGGGCACCCACCTGACCGCCTTCCTGGCGGAGACGCTCCTCGGCCCGGGCCTGCCGCCGGGCCAGCACGACCTGGACACGGTCGAGGCCATCAAGCATCGCTACTGCTACGTGGCCCCCGACTTCCTCCAGGCGCAGGCGCGACCCGAGCGGGAGTGCTGCCAGACCCTGAGGCTGCCCGACGGGCGGACGCTCACGCTGGGCAAGGAGCTGTTCCAGTGCCCCGAGCTGCTGTTCAGCCCCCCGGAGATGCCGGGGCTGTCGCCCGCGGGCGTCCCCGCCATGGCTGGACGGAGCCTTCACAAGGTGCCCCCGGAGGCGCGCGCGGACGTGGCCCAGAACGTGCTGCTCTGCGGGGGCTCCTCGCTCTTCCGGGGGTTCGAGGGCCGCTTCAGGGCGGAGCTTTTGCGCCGCCAGCCCCCGGAGGCCCACGTGGTGGTGGCGGCGCAGCCTTCCAGAAACTTCTCGGTGTGGAGGGGGGGCTCTATCCTGGCCTCGCTGCGCGCCTTCCAGGCCTGCTGGGTCCTGCGGGAGCAGTACGAAGAGCAGGGACCGCACATCGTCTACCGCAAATGCTACTGA